In Paroedura picta isolate Pp20150507F chromosome 15, Ppicta_v3.0, whole genome shotgun sequence, the genomic window tgcaagaaacagaaacagagctTGTGTTAGAGAAGCCAGATACAGAGAACGCAGCTGCCCTTCCTGCCTAGCTGGCatgcctcctctgcccccccatGCTCTGGAAATGCCCTGTTTAAACAGGACACCCACGGTGTAGAGGCAGTGTGACACAGTGGATAGAGCGTTGAGTCAGGACTGGAGGGTCCCTGGCTTTCAAaacctgtgggtctccagatgtccacggactacaattcccacgagccgctggattttattttgaaaactgaTTATGCAATCAGGGGAGGTGCGGATTGGATTGTACATTAATAGACCCTTCTATATATCTGACTGTACCTTGAGTATGGccaatctcatcaggtcttggaagttaagcaagtTTGGCTCTGGCTAATATTTGAAAGAGAGACCTCCAGGGTTGTGATGCCAAGGCACCTCTGAGCATCTGTTGCCTTGCATACTTCTATGACAGGGtgggccaaattgtggctctccaaatgtccactgactacaattcccataagcccctgccagcacgggggttgctataagtcagctgagacttgatggcaccttCCACCATATCCTATTTGTAATTCCTGGTATTGATGtcagggggtgggcagggagcgGGATCTTCCCCCATCCTTTCTTCCTTGCTCGCCAACACATATAGAATTTGGCCCAGTGACTACAGAAAGAATGTGAAATACGGGATTGGAGATAAATCTTGGAAGTGCTAAACaagttctcttccccccccccttacccacCTCAGGGCATTTTCAGATCTTCTGGTCCAAAAGAATGAGGTAGAAGTTCTTCTAAAGTCTTCACTATATACTTCCCATCTGCCTTGGTCAAATAGAGGTCCCAGTGCTTGCCAAACTAGAAGAGAATTGCACAAGAAAACGTGTTTACTTGCAGTAGGAACGTAAGGGAAAGTTACTCCTGTGTGAATCATCAGAAGGTTTttttgccagcctcccggtgggcttgaagatctcccagaattacaactgatcttcaactACGGGGGTCAGTTGCCTCTGTGGCATCACGAAGTGGGTGTGGAACTGCTGTTTTGGAGGACTGATTCCATGGTATTGTTATCTTGCTAAGGTCCCTCTcctcagccctccctccccagtctctATTGAGTTCCCAaatcagaactggcaactctgttCGGCACATGAAAATATTTGCTGCCTGTTAAACTGTAACCACCTGGTAAATCAACGAAAGCTCACTGATGCAACCTTTGCTCGGCGGTGAAGAACCCACAGAGAGGTCCACTAACAGGATTCTGGGATTCTGGCTCTCCTGacgggacctcctgatggcacctgaggtttggcctctgtgtgacacaaggtgttgaactagatgggcctctggcctgatccaacatggcctgatcttatattcttatttctgtagtctagagcaggggtagtcaacttgtggtcctccagatgtccatggactacaattcctatgagaccctgccagcaaatgctggcagggattcatgggaattgtagtccatggacatctggaggaccataggttgactacccctgctctagagataaTTTGTAATGTTGGTAGCTCTCTAGGTCCCGCCTATCTACAAGATGAGACTTAAGGTCCCGCTAGTCTAGCATCCTTCTTCCCACAGTAGCCAGCCCAATGTTTTGGGGACACCAgcaagcaaggaatcaaggcaacAGCTGTCAAGGtatactgtctctgaacatggaggctccactgAGCTTTCCTAACCACTAATGGACCTAACGTCCTCAATGAATCTGCCTTATCTCCTTTTAAAAGCCCTCTTATGTCCGTTGCTATTACCCCACGGTGTGATATTCTGTAGATGTAAATTCTGTGAATGGcttgttgaaaaaaaaaatttcttttgTTTACCGTGCCCTAGTATTCCTAATTTCcttaataaaaattttaaaaatagaaaaaagcaTGCAGACCAGCTTCTTGCCATTATTACCTAGTTCTGTTTGCtaaaaattgtgttttgtttgctttttaaattggACTTTTTAAAAGTGTTCGCGAGACAAGCATTGCAGGAAGAGTCAGGAAATAACGACAAGCACCGTTGCTTGGGtttggaaaagagaagaaaaggaaaagcgtTTACCTCTCTCAGCACTTGCCTACAAGCGCCACAAGGTGTGATGTAGGCTTCTTGCATATTGCTGTCGGGAGAGAAAACCGAGTGAAAGTACAGGAGCCCATCTGCAAAAATACACTAATGCAGTTCTAAAAATCATGGAGGCATGTCTCAttcttcggggaggggggacaacGTCGGCATATATTCTGTatctataatatatatattatacttTATCCCTCCACTGGGTTTTAATaaccaggagaaagagctggagcTAGGGCGTATAAACGGCTTGTCCTCTGGGGAAGAAGAATCCATACCCACCTCGTAATAACCATGGCTCGAAATTTTGTATATCCTTCTGATACTGCCTTCTGGATGGCCGTCCGCTCGGCGCATACGCCCAGGGGGTAGCACGCGTTTTCAACATTGCAACCTGAAGGGAGCACAGATCTTGTTCAGGCCCTGTCTCCCTTGGCCAAACCGTAGAATCCCTGCTGAGCTCTTCGAACCCCACCCTCCCGGGTACTCACCTCTCCTGGTATTTTGCCAACATGGAGGGTGGCAGCCATATTGTTTATGAATGCCTTCGGTTTGAAAGAgttaaggcaggagggagacAAGAGCCCAGGCAAGAGGGGAAACAAAGCAAAGCGCTCGCCCAAAGCACTCACTAGACCAAAGACCTAACAGCCTCCCTCCGAagcagggatgccaatccccaggggggacctggggatcccctggaatgattagctcatctccagacaaaagagctcagttctggagaaaactgACTCCCTggcattattctccactgaggcctctccctgccccgaatcccaccccctcctggccctgcccccaaagtcctccaggtatttcccaacccagagctggcaaccctgttcccaAGCCAGTTTCATCCCTTACACTGAGAAAGATGTGCTTTTAGGATCCTTTTCTATGGGAGGGTTGACTTTTCCAACAATCAGTGCTTTAAGGGGAAAACATGTTtttatgggggcggggggagggcatGAAGTGGAGAAACTGCAGATCCTCCTCCACTCTCCGTCcttcctagggctgccaacctccagactccatcggtcaattcccctggagaaagcagagcTTTGAAGGGCACACTCTGGGGCATGACCTTCTTGCTGAGGTCCATTCCCTCTCAGattccaccttccccaggcttcacccccaaacctCCGGGAATGTCCAAAGCCAGAATGGGTGGCCCTAGGGGAGAGGGCcgggcctggaggagtggggaaggccACACCTTCACTTACCGGAGAAAATCTTGCCATCCCATGTCAGGAGCGCAGCCCCCACTGGGAAGTTGCTATAAGGGCAGTATGCAAACTTTTTCGCTTCTCTGCCCGCGTCCAAAAGGAGTTGAATCTGATCAGGCCGAATGCCAGCGGGATGAGTGTCCTGAGGGGAACCGTGTTGTTGCTTTTGAGCCATTCTGAGGTTCGGGAGCGTTCTCACATGGGCGCTGAGCCCTGAGCCAGGAGGGGAGGCGCATGCGCTCCGAAAGGATCGTCCTCACGGTCTTCAGCCTGTCTACGTGGCCGttgactccttcttcttcttcttcttaattactgTATCCGGCCGAAAAATCATAAACACCAAGCCACCAGACACTTAAAAGGGGAGCCTAAAGTTTACCATCTGAGCTACCGCTGCCAAAAAATAAGCCACATGCCAAGTTACTTATTCATCACCTGTCAGTAATCAGGAGGATTTGGCTTCTAGACAGAGAGGAAGAGTCCTGTGTaagcaaaggggggaaaaaatcaattcAGCTCCCAAATCCGAAAATGCAGAGCAATCCAAAAGAATGGGGGGTCTATGTAGTCAATTCTGTCAGTCCCACATCTGTAGAATCTATTAGAGTATGGActctccttaaaggtaaaggtaaaggtatcccctgtgcatgcactgagtcatgtctgacccttggggtgatgccctctagtgttttcatggcagactcaatacggggtggtttgccagtgccttccccagtcattaccgtttaccccccagcatgctgggtactcattttaccgacctcggaaggatggaaggctgagtcaaccttgagccggctgctgggatcgaactcccagcctcatggtcagagcttcagacagcatcttCCTAAATCATACAGTCTTGTGATGCTCCATAATATGGCCACAGACCAGGTAACAGTATATGCAGACCTATATGTGGGACAGGCCTGGACTGCTCTCGTTTTCTCTCTGTAAACATCTTAGTTTAATTTCCCCCTAGTGAAGCATTTGATCTTCAGCCATCCAAGCTGCCCATCTACAGACAAGGTGCAAGGCCAGCTTgggttccccaccccaccccaaagcccTGCAATTGCTTTCCTGGGAATAAATTCACCAATGTCCTGGACTGCCAAGAACTCTGGCAAGCTTGTCCTTACGTGATCCGTCCGTTCCCTTGTGGGCCTCTGTCCTTCTCTGCTTTGCACAGGCGATAATATTTGTCCCTGTGGAGAGAACAGAATTTGGGTGAGCTGGGAAAATTAGCCGCTCAAACTGGATCTCTAACTCGGGGAAACAAGGTTATGATTTCGTTCTCTGTTCATGAAGTTACTCCGGCGATCTTTTCCTGATCTCCTTGAGGCAAGGATGTCAGATGCAAGAGAGCCCAGCCTCCAACTCTCTCTCACCCCGGTGCCAAAAAGGACGCTTGCAGATCCCAAACCCAGTTGAGTTCAGAGGTGACTGGGAACTTACATAAGGCCTTTTTAGAATGCTGGTCGTGGGCGGCCTTGAGAAGAATAGATCTCCAGTGTTTTGAATTGGTGGATAAcaggccctcccccctctccctttagCTGTAAATAAGTTTTATggaagattttaaaacataaacCTTCACCAAAGAATAgaagataaataataaaagaagaaaaaagatatttaaaaggcTTCACATCTTATTTATGCGAATTTATGTGTATCAAACTACTTATCAGTTACATTATGGTTATATAAAAGAAAGGAGGAACATAAACTCATGTTCCCTCCCTGCTTAATCCTCAGAAACATATACCATCAATTTATTTCCCCCTGTATCACGCAAAAAGTCGATAAGACAATTCCAATTAGCAACAAATATAGATGTTTTCCTTTGATTAAAGAAGTGAATTGGGCCATTTCTGACAATTCAATCAATTTATTATTCCCTGTATCACGCAAAAATTCTATAACACATTTCCAGTTAGCAACAAATATAGATGTTGTCCTTTGATTAAAGAAGTGAATTTGGCCATTTGTGACAATTCCATCATTTTTACCATCCATTCTTTAGTTGTGGGTAATATCAAACTTTTCAGTTTTTGCACGTATAACAATCTTGCTGCTGTAgtcatatatataaaaaaacttcCATGTCTTTTTTCCCAAGTGCTTTGTCCATTAATCCCAAATCAAAactccctggtttcatttgtaaattaGTCGTTAAAATTTTCTGTATTAATGTATGTATTTGTGCCCAGAATGGTTTAGCCTTCTTACACGCCCACCGTAGTTGATAAAAGGTTATttcatgttgttcacatttccagtTCAAAGTATTTCAATACTCTCGGGTGACCaatacatcattttataaaaattcTTAAGGCTAGAGTTTAATGTACATTTAAGAATCTTTGACCGCACAGACCCTCCCCTCTCTTAAATAAACTGGGGGCACTGAACAGATTTGCAATGTCTGTATTTTTAATTGGTAAAtaacaggaaccccccccccccccattagatgCATGTTAAGCAAGGGTACTGACCTGCTATAGTTGACGTCCTACAAATATCTGCAACCATCCCGGCAGTATGTATATACTTAGCTGACATGCAGCAGGCGATGAACTCTTTTTTGTCCACTGAAAGGGCTGAACTAATGAGACCGTGGGGGGGGATGGCTTTCACAATTATCCTGGCCAGGGAGAGGGGCCTGTTATTTAAGCAAAAAGCTCAGGAGACTGAGGTGGCCCAGCCCTGTGGTGGTAGGAGGGACTGTACCATTTTAGACTGCTGGCGAAAGATTCCCGTTTTCAACCTTCTtttgcattcttttctttttt contains:
- the CDA gene encoding cytidine deaminase, producing the protein MAQKQQHGSPQDTHPAGIRPDQIQLLLDAGREAKKFAYCPYSNFPVGAALLTWDGKIFSGCNVENACYPLGVCAERTAIQKAVSEGYTKFRAMVITSNMQEAYITPCGACRQVLREFGKHWDLYLTKADGKYIVKTLEELLPHSFGPEDLKMP